In the Flavisolibacter tropicus genome, one interval contains:
- a CDS encoding protein adenylyltransferase SelO, translated as MKNLSEIAFKNEFVNQFPGDDSGNLTPRPTPGVLYSKAIPTPVKGPSLLAWSEELGKELGIQKPIDQTDIDILGGNLVTSSMYPYAANYAGHQFGHWAGQLGDGRAITLGEVIATNGLPYEIQLKGAGPTAYSRRADGRAVLRSSVREYLMSEAMYYLGVPTTRALSLISTGDPVLRDMFYNGNEAYEPGAIVTRVAPTFIRFGNFEILAARQEKENLLGLINWTIDRYYPHIQGDDRIIAWYKEVVERTAKLMVEWTRVGFVHGVMNTDNMSILGLTIDYGPYSFMDDYDPNFTPNTTDLPGRRYAFGKQAGIGKWNLACLAGAIAPAFTDTTPLSAALESYDDTYWMYYYGMMTNKLGLDALFEEDIVLIRQLEKVLIDLKPDMTIFFQLLIDLPSTLHTEQDILDHFKESFYQEPEAQQATDVYQWMNDYLERLEKNTISTEERIKLMRATNPRFILRNYLLHQAIQELENGENTLFSKLQEAIKDPYSNKYAEFFVKRPDWATQQAGCSMLSCSS; from the coding sequence ATGAAGAACCTAAGTGAAATTGCCTTTAAGAATGAATTTGTCAATCAGTTTCCTGGTGACGATAGCGGTAATCTAACACCCCGCCCTACACCGGGTGTACTTTATAGCAAAGCCATTCCCACACCTGTTAAAGGTCCTAGTTTACTGGCGTGGTCGGAAGAGCTGGGCAAAGAGCTGGGAATTCAGAAACCTATTGATCAAACTGATATAGATATTTTAGGCGGTAACCTGGTTACCTCTTCCATGTATCCTTATGCCGCTAATTATGCAGGGCATCAATTTGGCCACTGGGCAGGTCAGCTAGGCGATGGTAGAGCCATTACATTAGGAGAAGTAATTGCTACTAATGGTCTGCCATATGAAATACAACTCAAAGGCGCTGGTCCTACTGCTTATTCCCGCCGTGCCGATGGTCGTGCCGTATTACGTTCATCTGTACGCGAATATTTAATGAGCGAGGCCATGTATTATTTGGGTGTTCCTACTACCCGGGCTTTAAGTCTTATAAGTACAGGCGATCCCGTTTTGCGCGATATGTTTTACAATGGCAATGAAGCTTATGAGCCGGGTGCTATTGTAACACGTGTTGCACCCACCTTTATCCGCTTTGGCAATTTTGAGATATTGGCTGCCCGTCAGGAGAAAGAAAACTTGTTGGGACTTATCAACTGGACCATTGACCGCTATTACCCGCATATTCAGGGCGATGACAGGATCATTGCCTGGTACAAAGAAGTAGTGGAAAGAACGGCAAAATTGATGGTGGAATGGACGCGTGTAGGTTTTGTACATGGAGTGATGAATACAGATAACATGTCTATATTGGGGCTAACTATTGATTACGGTCCCTATTCCTTTATGGACGACTATGACCCCAACTTTACTCCAAATACTACCGACCTGCCGGGCCGCCGGTATGCCTTTGGCAAACAAGCAGGTATTGGCAAATGGAACTTAGCTTGCTTAGCGGGCGCTATTGCACCTGCGTTTACAGATACTACTCCTTTATCAGCGGCCCTAGAAAGTTATGATGATACCTATTGGATGTATTACTATGGCATGATGACAAACAAGCTTGGTTTGGATGCATTATTTGAAGAAGACATTGTGCTAATCCGCCAATTGGAAAAGGTATTAATAGATTTGAAGCCAGACATGACCATTTTCTTTCAACTTCTAATAGACTTGCCTTCTACTTTACATACAGAGCAGGATATACTAGATCATTTTAAAGAAAGCTTTTACCAGGAACCTGAAGCACAGCAAGCGACAGACGTCTATCAATGGATGAATGACTACCTGGAGCGTTTAGAAAAGAATACGATATCAACAGAAGAACGAATCAAATTAATGCGTGCAACTAACCCACGCTTCATTCTACGCAATTACTTATTGCATCAAGCTATTCAAGAATTGGAGAATGGAGAAAACACACTCTTTTCCAAACTGCAGGAAGCGATTAAGGACCCCTACTCCAATAAGTATGCGGAATTCTTTGTCAAGCGCCCAGACTGGGCTACACAGCAGGCTGGTTGTTCTATGCTGTCTTGCAGCTCTTAA
- a CDS encoding zinc-dependent peptidase, with protein sequence MEVVIIALVVLASFFLVMKLLFTKKHTEEVAYTYSLAEEERGYLIEYVPFYNELDEAGKQEFESRLQHFLNTTRISGVNVTVEPLDRVLVAASAIIPIFGFKDWEYINLNEVLLYPDAFNDTFDQQGADRSTLGVVGNGPYQNIMILSQYDLRQGFLNKSGKSNTAIHEFVHLVDKTDGAVDGVPEALLSRKYVMPWLELVHENIERIQQNNSDINPYGATNKAEFLAVVAEYFFERPDLLQERHPDLYELLAKMFRQEPAHTLSTPPAPNGKGSAAEARQNFEQGTRSEE encoded by the coding sequence ATGGAAGTAGTAATAATTGCCTTGGTTGTATTGGCTTCTTTTTTCCTGGTGATGAAACTGTTGTTTACAAAAAAGCATACTGAAGAAGTGGCGTATACATACTCATTGGCAGAGGAGGAGCGAGGCTATTTGATAGAATATGTGCCTTTTTATAATGAATTAGATGAAGCAGGTAAGCAGGAGTTTGAAAGCCGCTTGCAGCATTTTCTGAACACCACCCGCATTTCAGGAGTAAATGTAACAGTAGAGCCCCTAGACCGAGTGCTAGTAGCTGCCAGTGCTATTATTCCCATCTTTGGTTTTAAGGATTGGGAGTATATCAATTTAAATGAAGTGCTACTGTATCCCGATGCCTTCAATGATACATTTGATCAGCAAGGAGCTGATCGTTCTACTTTGGGCGTGGTGGGAAACGGGCCTTACCAGAATATCATGATCCTTTCGCAGTATGACCTGCGCCAGGGTTTTTTGAATAAGTCGGGTAAATCCAATACAGCTATACATGAGTTTGTGCACCTGGTAGACAAAACAGATGGTGCAGTAGATGGCGTTCCTGAAGCCTTGCTTTCCAGAAAATATGTAATGCCATGGTTAGAGTTGGTACATGAAAACATTGAACGTATTCAACAAAATAACAGCGATATCAATCCCTATGGAGCTACTAATAAAGCCGAGTTTCTTGCAGTTGTCGCAGAGTATTTCTTTGAGCGCCCTGATTTGTTGCAGGAACGCCACCCCGATTTATATGAACTTCTGGCAAAGATGTTTCGGCAAGAGCCTGCACACACTCTCAGCACGCCCCCGGCCCCTAACGGGAAGGGCAGCGCAGCAGAAGCTAGGCAGAATTTTGAACAAGGAACAAGGAGTGAAGAATGA
- the uvrA gene encoding excinuclease ABC subunit UvrA — protein sequence MNQERHTDYKTDTGFVHVRGAREHNLKNVDLDIPRDALVVFTGVSGSGKSSLAFGTLYAEAQRRYLESVSPYARRLFHQMPVPEVDEVDGLPPAVALQQQRGGTSTRSSVGSVTTLSNLLRMLYSRAGDYPRGQSILYAESFSPNTPEGACPQCHGLGRIYDVTEDSMVPDKSLTIRERAIAAWPTAWQGQNLRDILTTLGYDVDQPWQKLSKKERDWILFTEEQPTVPVYAGFTREEVQRAIKRKMEPSYMGTFMSARRYVRHTFANTQSALMKKRVSQFMLSTECPTCKGKRLRPESLSIKFAGYDITELSRLPLIKLQSIFSSYANGTAKAMAKMKADDHQERAIVAQRIAQDFTGRVRVLLELGLGYLTLERSTPTLSPGELQRLRLATQVRSNLFGVVYVLDEPSAGLHPADTEALLSALDKLKASGNTLFVVEHEIDVIRHADWVVDVGPDAGEKGGQILYSGPFRGLEKIQTSKTRHFLFDSDSFKKHTVRQPKGWLRLSGVSRNNLHNLDAAFPLGVLTSVTGISGSGKSSLVSQALVELVAEHLGHELKVEEETDMLQETDLITTSGRIKEGLENIKRLVQVDQKPIGRTPRSNLATYTGLFDHVRKIFAATKLAKSRHYDAGRFSFNVGKGRCENCEGEGFVMVELLFLPSVYAPCPVCQGTRYNAKTLEVKYREKNIADVLGMTVDEAFAFFDEEPAVSRSLQVLQEVGLGYLRLGQPATELSGGEAQRIKLATELQRVGRGNTLYILDEPTTGLHPSDVEKLVTQLDKLVDAGNTVIVVEHDMRVIAGSDWILDIGPGAGEEGGRIVATGTPEAVAKAKDSRTAPYLDRFLKGE from the coding sequence ATGAATCAGGAAAGACACACAGATTATAAAACAGATACCGGCTTTGTGCATGTGCGCGGCGCTCGCGAACACAACCTTAAAAATGTAGACCTCGATATCCCTCGCGACGCATTGGTTGTTTTTACTGGCGTATCAGGTTCCGGAAAGTCATCCTTGGCTTTTGGCACCTTATACGCCGAAGCACAGCGTCGCTACCTAGAGTCCGTTTCTCCTTATGCCCGGCGCTTATTTCATCAAATGCCTGTACCAGAGGTAGACGAAGTGGACGGTTTGCCGCCAGCGGTGGCATTACAACAGCAACGAGGCGGTACATCCACCCGATCATCAGTAGGTAGTGTTACTACATTATCTAACCTGCTACGTATGCTTTACTCACGTGCAGGCGATTACCCACGTGGTCAATCCATTCTTTACGCAGAGTCATTTTCTCCCAACACGCCAGAGGGCGCTTGCCCGCAATGCCATGGTCTGGGGCGCATTTATGATGTTACAGAAGACTCTATGGTGCCTGATAAATCATTGACCATACGTGAGCGGGCTATTGCCGCCTGGCCTACTGCCTGGCAGGGCCAAAACTTACGCGATATCCTAACCACCTTAGGGTATGATGTAGATCAGCCCTGGCAGAAACTCTCTAAAAAAGAACGCGACTGGATACTATTTACAGAAGAGCAGCCCACCGTGCCAGTGTATGCGGGATTTACCCGTGAGGAAGTGCAACGCGCTATTAAACGTAAAATGGAGCCCAGCTACATGGGTACGTTTATGAGTGCAAGGCGTTATGTAAGGCACACATTCGCCAACACCCAAAGTGCCTTGATGAAAAAACGTGTTTCGCAATTTATGCTGAGCACCGAATGTCCTACATGCAAAGGCAAACGATTACGACCAGAATCCTTATCCATAAAATTTGCCGGCTATGACATCACGGAGCTTTCCCGGCTTCCATTGATCAAGCTACAAAGCATTTTTTCTTCCTATGCCAACGGTACTGCTAAAGCCATGGCGAAGATGAAAGCAGATGACCACCAGGAACGGGCCATTGTGGCACAACGCATAGCTCAAGACTTTACGGGTCGCGTGCGTGTTTTATTGGAGCTGGGTTTAGGTTATTTAACGCTGGAGCGCAGTACGCCCACTCTCTCGCCGGGTGAGCTGCAGCGACTGCGGTTAGCTACACAGGTTCGCTCAAACCTCTTTGGTGTTGTGTATGTGTTAGATGAACCTTCCGCCGGTCTACACCCAGCCGATACTGAAGCACTACTTTCCGCCCTTGATAAATTGAAGGCATCAGGCAATACGCTGTTTGTGGTGGAACATGAAATCGATGTGATCCGGCATGCCGACTGGGTGGTAGATGTAGGTCCTGATGCGGGTGAAAAAGGCGGGCAAATATTATACAGTGGGCCCTTTCGTGGATTAGAAAAAATACAAACATCCAAAACACGCCACTTCCTTTTTGATAGCGATTCTTTTAAAAAGCACACCGTACGTCAGCCAAAAGGATGGTTACGCCTATCAGGTGTAAGCCGTAACAACCTTCATAACCTTGATGCGGCCTTTCCATTGGGTGTACTTACCAGTGTTACAGGTATATCAGGTTCTGGAAAATCCAGCCTGGTAAGTCAAGCATTGGTAGAATTAGTAGCCGAACATTTAGGCCATGAGTTGAAGGTGGAAGAAGAGACAGACATGCTACAGGAAACAGATCTTATCACCACTAGTGGTAGAATAAAAGAGGGCCTTGAAAATATTAAACGCTTAGTACAAGTAGATCAAAAACCCATTGGTCGTACACCACGTTCTAACCTGGCTACCTATACCGGCTTGTTTGATCATGTGCGCAAGATCTTTGCTGCTACCAAGCTGGCCAAAAGCCGCCATTATGATGCGGGGCGCTTTTCGTTTAATGTAGGCAAAGGGCGTTGTGAGAACTGTGAAGGCGAAGGTTTTGTAATGGTGGAACTGCTCTTTCTACCAAGCGTATACGCGCCTTGCCCGGTGTGTCAAGGCACTCGTTACAATGCAAAAACGCTGGAAGTTAAATACCGCGAGAAGAACATTGCTGACGTACTGGGAATGACAGTTGATGAAGCCTTTGCATTTTTTGATGAAGAGCCAGCGGTCTCCCGTTCGCTGCAGGTATTACAGGAAGTAGGCTTAGGCTATTTGCGGTTAGGCCAGCCAGCTACTGAACTCTCTGGTGGTGAAGCCCAGCGTATTAAACTGGCCACTGAATTACAACGTGTAGGTCGTGGCAACACACTCTACATACTAGATGAACCTACCACTGGCCTCCACCCTTCCGATGTTGAAAAGCTCGTTACGCAATTAGATAAGTTAGTAGATGCAGGCAATACCGTTATTGTAGTAGAACACGATATGCGTGTAATTGCCGGCAGCGACTGGATCCTTGATATTGGTCCCGGCGCAGGCGAAGAAGGCGGACGTATAGTAGCAACGGGCACACCCGAAGCAGTAGCAAAAGCAAAGGACAGCCGCACGGCCCCTTATTTAGATAGGTTTCTGAAGGGAGAGTAA
- a CDS encoding sensor histidine kinase has protein sequence MNQPSFLSKRVIGNITELEILLCFLFYIAFEAVFYLALYLTTYSKAQHVYSSEFTGWYVIFDFIIKALLTLPIWYVVFNKLQQKSILYKLLLHVLGLPLFVLAWGALHKASSDWVGYTRFYKMDSKTSVWFDYYLPMVFYLIQFGIFHAYHFWKQSQQQLQKEKELLQLAFHSEVNALKAQIQPHFLFNTLNSISASVPPDQEETRELIAKLADTFRFSLKSSQLDLVPLQEEISFIQNCLELEQYRFKKRLEVQFDIDDRVMDVMIPPMLLQPIVENAIKHGIAPSVKGGVIKLACKKEGTNVRIAISDTGVGRLASFYDKDFEGIGLKNTSSRLWHHYREKIQIEDNVPSGLYFSFLIPIN, from the coding sequence ATGAACCAGCCAAGCTTCTTGTCTAAAAGAGTCATAGGTAATATTACAGAATTGGAAATACTCCTTTGTTTTCTTTTCTATATTGCCTTTGAAGCTGTCTTTTACCTGGCGCTTTACCTTACTACATATTCAAAAGCACAGCACGTCTATTCTTCAGAATTTACAGGGTGGTATGTGATATTTGACTTTATAATTAAAGCCCTTCTTACATTACCAATCTGGTATGTTGTATTCAATAAGTTGCAACAGAAGTCCATCTTGTATAAGTTATTGCTGCATGTTTTAGGCTTGCCCCTCTTTGTGTTGGCTTGGGGTGCATTACACAAGGCATCCTCTGATTGGGTGGGCTATACACGATTTTATAAGATGGATTCCAAAACGTCCGTGTGGTTTGACTATTACCTTCCTATGGTCTTTTACCTGATTCAATTTGGGATCTTTCACGCTTACCATTTCTGGAAGCAATCGCAGCAGCAACTCCAAAAAGAAAAAGAGTTATTGCAGCTGGCCTTTCATAGTGAGGTCAATGCATTAAAGGCGCAGATTCAACCGCATTTCCTTTTTAATACGCTTAATTCCATCAGTGCTTCCGTACCGCCAGATCAGGAAGAGACGCGGGAGTTAATAGCTAAACTGGCCGATACGTTTCGCTTTTCATTGAAGTCTAGTCAATTGGACCTGGTGCCCTTACAAGAAGAAATCTCCTTTATTCAAAACTGCCTGGAGCTGGAGCAATACCGTTTTAAAAAGCGGCTGGAAGTACAGTTTGATATTGATGATCGTGTTATGGATGTAATGATACCGCCTATGCTATTGCAGCCAATTGTTGAAAACGCCATTAAGCATGGTATTGCGCCTTCTGTAAAAGGTGGTGTAATAAAACTAGCTTGTAAAAAAGAAGGCACAAATGTACGCATTGCTATTAGTGATACAGGCGTAGGGCGGCTGGCTTCTTTTTATGACAAGGATTTTGAAGGTATAGGTTTAAAAAATACCTCTTCGCGACTGTGGCATCACTACCGGGAGAAAATTCAGATAGAAGATAATGTTCCCAGCGGCCTTTACTTTTCATTCCTCATACCTATCAATTAA
- a CDS encoding LytR/AlgR family response regulator transcription factor yields the protein MTKRVIIIDDEEAARVLIKQYIANFKELEVVAECENGIEAVSAINRLEPDIVFLDIQMPGLSGFQVLKQIVHIPQIIFTTAYDQFAIKAFDLNAIDYLLKPYTRQRFNQAVSKLLLQQKDHWPSISLLTETANPALPGFSEKILVEHGNKLISLDVNDIIYLEAVKDYTQIYTEKTKYLSSYGIGVVEQKLNPSLFMRVHRSFIINVNFIHEVHRDVNGMHLVLKNKVVLKISRTYADNIKKLIY from the coding sequence ATGACAAAAAGGGTAATCATTATTGATGACGAAGAAGCGGCACGTGTGCTGATCAAACAGTACATAGCCAACTTTAAAGAATTGGAAGTGGTAGCCGAATGTGAGAATGGGATAGAAGCGGTGTCGGCTATTAACCGTTTGGAGCCTGATATTGTATTCCTGGATATACAAATGCCCGGGTTAAGTGGCTTTCAGGTATTAAAGCAAATAGTACATATACCCCAGATCATTTTTACTACAGCTTATGATCAATTTGCCATAAAAGCTTTTGATCTTAATGCCATTGATTACTTATTAAAACCGTACACCCGACAGCGTTTTAATCAAGCCGTATCAAAGCTGTTACTGCAACAAAAAGACCATTGGCCATCGATTTCTTTATTAACTGAAACAGCAAATCCTGCATTGCCCGGCTTTTCTGAAAAGATATTAGTAGAACATGGCAATAAGTTAATTAGCCTGGATGTTAACGATATTATTTACCTGGAAGCAGTAAAAGACTATACGCAGATCTATACGGAAAAGACTAAGTACTTGAGTAGTTATGGTATTGGCGTTGTTGAACAAAAATTGAACCCGTCATTATTTATGCGTGTGCACCGATCTTTTATCATTAACGTGAACTTTATTCATGAAGTTCACCGGGATGTAAATGGTATGCACCTGGTCTTAAAAAACAAGGTTGTATTGAAGATCAGTAGAACATACGCTGATAATATTAAAAAGCTCATTTACTAA
- a CDS encoding outer membrane beta-barrel family protein, giving the protein MCKRILSFLFLAAIIVIQPISAQERAVSCLVNGWVKNKAGNPVAGASIQVVEVSDSSKVQTLFSLTDGSFEIKNQCNQVLIKVTMTGYETYTQQSASTGKPVEIILKESYQNLSAVEVKAGRRNIEVRTDRMVVNVEAAASNAGTNVLELLEKSPGIAIDQDGVISMQGKQGVMVMIDGKRSPLNAAELAALLRSLSSAQVDQIELITQPSARYDATGNAGVINIKLKRSKTAAFNGNMTTSITQGRYTRLNQSIAIDQRVGKAVLSLGYTGAYNKGFYDLTIKRKFANSSNNKTDYFEQHTLNPFTQVPHNLRLNVDYAFNKRTSLSLNNTLFLSSYKDAPETNGASEEGNSKHFDQSSGINSIRRTNYSIGANFRTILDSTGRELSIDGDFFSYNRKNNQSLLSEQLDEDGNRTDVPYHLKGYNPSFIQIAAGKMDYVHPFSKRWKVETGLKYSAVTTENTAVFVKEINGTWEPDERGRDFAYAEKISAAYLNLSMNDKRWKVLAGLRAEATDIQAQASGTTDTRSSHYFDLFPSLSVNYEKGKGQVLSLYYSRRIDRPDYQDMNPFQFVFNRYTYMQGNPGLMPQYTNLIEACYAFKTNFNVKASYSYTNDVIGNAIIQNDVTRIAYQQKINMTQRTVFSLNSTLVIPVSKRWSSTIFGNTLYTSFKGRFNNAVLNNEAYSFNFNLNNQFRFNKGWSAELSSSYFHKNYYTALFLDKGVHFVNAGVAKQVLGGKGSVRVAARDIFHTQYNRFDINFNTLNVHMKQRQDMSSFTIAFMYRFGKTAASARKSGALEEINRVGAN; this is encoded by the coding sequence ATGTGTAAACGAATTCTTAGTTTCCTGTTTCTGGCTGCTATTATTGTTATTCAACCAATCAGCGCTCAGGAACGCGCAGTTTCTTGTTTAGTAAACGGATGGGTGAAAAACAAAGCTGGCAATCCAGTGGCTGGTGCAAGCATACAAGTAGTTGAAGTTTCCGATTCTTCAAAGGTGCAAACCCTTTTTTCCTTAACAGATGGAAGTTTTGAAATTAAAAACCAGTGTAACCAGGTACTCATAAAAGTTACCATGACTGGTTATGAAACCTATACTCAGCAAAGTGCATCAACGGGGAAGCCTGTAGAAATTATTCTAAAAGAAAGTTATCAAAACCTTTCAGCTGTTGAAGTAAAGGCAGGTCGCAGAAATATAGAGGTTCGCACAGATCGAATGGTGGTTAATGTAGAAGCGGCAGCTTCCAATGCTGGAACCAATGTGTTGGAGTTGTTGGAAAAGTCGCCGGGTATTGCCATAGATCAGGATGGGGTAATTAGTATGCAAGGGAAGCAAGGTGTAATGGTTATGATTGATGGAAAGCGGAGCCCGTTGAACGCAGCTGAATTAGCAGCACTATTAAGAAGTCTCTCTTCCGCTCAAGTTGACCAGATTGAGTTGATCACACAGCCCTCTGCCCGGTATGATGCTACGGGTAATGCAGGTGTTATCAATATTAAGCTGAAACGATCTAAGACAGCCGCATTTAATGGGAATATGACAACTTCAATTACTCAGGGCAGATACACGCGTTTAAACCAGAGTATAGCAATAGATCAGCGAGTAGGTAAAGCAGTACTTTCTTTGGGCTATACTGGTGCCTATAATAAAGGGTTTTATGATCTTACCATTAAAAGGAAGTTCGCAAATAGTTCAAATAATAAAACGGATTATTTTGAGCAACATACTTTAAATCCTTTCACGCAAGTTCCTCATAACCTACGTTTGAATGTTGATTATGCTTTTAATAAAAGGACTTCTCTTTCATTAAATAACACTTTGTTTTTAAGCAGCTATAAAGATGCTCCGGAAACAAATGGGGCAAGTGAAGAAGGCAATAGCAAGCATTTTGACCAATCTTCTGGCATTAATTCTATCCGGCGTACCAATTATTCAATAGGGGCTAATTTTCGTACAATCCTTGATTCAACGGGAAGAGAGCTTTCTATTGATGGGGATTTTTTTAGTTATAACAGGAAAAATAACCAGTCATTATTGAGTGAGCAGTTAGATGAAGATGGAAATCGAACAGATGTACCTTACCATTTAAAAGGATATAATCCCTCTTTTATACAGATTGCAGCAGGGAAGATGGATTATGTTCACCCGTTTTCAAAAAGGTGGAAAGTTGAGACTGGACTAAAGTATAGTGCTGTTACTACAGAAAATACAGCCGTGTTTGTAAAGGAGATTAATGGTACATGGGAGCCAGACGAAAGGGGGCGCGATTTTGCCTATGCAGAAAAAATAAGCGCTGCCTATTTGAACCTTTCTATGAATGATAAACGTTGGAAAGTGTTAGCTGGCTTGCGAGCAGAAGCTACCGACATACAGGCACAAGCATCTGGTACAACAGATACAAGAAGTAGTCATTACTTTGATCTCTTCCCCAGTTTATCTGTTAATTACGAGAAAGGAAAAGGGCAGGTATTAAGCCTATACTATAGCCGTCGTATTGACAGACCTGATTATCAGGATATGAACCCCTTCCAGTTTGTATTTAACCGGTATACCTATATGCAGGGTAATCCTGGACTGATGCCGCAGTATACGAATCTGATAGAAGCTTGCTATGCATTTAAGACTAACTTCAATGTAAAAGCTAGTTATAGCTACACAAACGATGTTATTGGTAATGCCATCATTCAGAATGATGTAACAAGAATAGCCTATCAACAGAAGATAAATATGACCCAACGTACCGTATTTTCTTTGAATAGTACACTTGTAATTCCTGTAAGTAAACGCTGGTCTTCTACTATATTTGGCAATACCTTATATACCTCATTTAAAGGACGGTTCAATAATGCTGTATTGAATAACGAGGCCTATTCGTTCAATTTCAATTTGAACAACCAATTTCGTTTTAATAAGGGCTGGTCAGCAGAATTAAGTAGCAGTTATTTCCACAAGAATTATTACACGGCTTTATTTCTGGATAAAGGAGTGCATTTTGTGAATGCAGGCGTAGCCAAGCAGGTTTTAGGTGGAAAGGGTAGCGTACGAGTAGCTGCCAGGGATATTTTCCATACACAGTACAATCGTTTTGATATTAATTTCAATACGCTGAATGTGCATATGAAGCAACGACAGGATATGAGCAGTTTTACCATAGCGTTTATGTACCGATTTGGAAAAACAGCTGCAAGTGCAAGAAAGAGTGGGGCTTTAGAAGAAATAAATCGGGTAGGCGCTAATTAA
- a CDS encoding glycine zipper domain-containing protein — MKRLLPILSIAVGLAACNANADKIAEANPSANVQQAPTNTLDTTGFAAFQNMKALNELAAVEQPVQEIQMAATPVKKAAVAHVRKPAKSVASAPKPESPLPAPTPSDNTSSSGAPGSTVATGNGDGAESAGAGDIAKTEEKKGWSKTAKGAVIGGVTGAAAGAILNKKNRAVGAVIGGVIGAGGGAVIGRQMDKKDGRFLTTGTYVN, encoded by the coding sequence ATGAAAAGACTTCTACCCATTTTAAGTATAGCAGTAGGATTAGCAGCTTGTAACGCGAATGCTGATAAAATAGCAGAAGCTAACCCTTCGGCTAATGTGCAGCAAGCGCCAACCAATACATTGGATACTACTGGATTTGCGGCGTTTCAAAACATGAAAGCTTTAAACGAGCTAGCGGCAGTGGAACAACCGGTTCAGGAGATCCAAATGGCGGCCACACCTGTTAAAAAAGCAGCGGTAGCTCATGTAAGAAAACCTGCTAAAAGTGTAGCTAGTGCTCCTAAGCCGGAATCTCCTTTACCTGCACCTACCCCTAGTGATAACACTAGTTCAAGTGGTGCACCTGGCTCTACCGTAGCTACAGGTAATGGCGACGGTGCAGAGAGTGCTGGAGCAGGAGATATAGCAAAAACGGAAGAAAAGAAAGGCTGGAGTAAAACGGCTAAAGGGGCTGTAATAGGTGGTGTGACAGGTGCGGCGGCTGGTGCCATTCTAAATAAAAAGAATCGTGCGGTAGGTGCTGTGATCGGTGGTGTTATTGGAGCTGGCGGTGGCGCAGTAATTGGACGTCAAATGGATAAAAAAGACGGCCGTTTCTTAACCACAGGTACTTATGTTAACTAA